In Mustela nigripes isolate SB6536 chromosome 2, MUSNIG.SB6536, whole genome shotgun sequence, a single window of DNA contains:
- the GNAT1 gene encoding guanine nucleotide-binding protein G(t) subunit alpha-1, which translates to MGAGASAEEKHSRELEKKLKEDAEKDARTVKLLLLGAGESGKSTIVKQMKIIHQDGYSLEECLEFIAIIYGNTLQSILAIVRAMTTLNIQYGDSARQDDARKLMHMADTIEEGTMPKEMSDIIQRLWKDSGIQACFERASEYQLNDSAGYYLSDLERLVTPGYVPTEQDVLRSRVKTTGIIETQFSFKDLHFRMFDVGGQRSERKKWIHCFEGVTCIIFIAALSAYDMVLVEDDEVNRMHESLHLFNSICNHRYFATTSIVLFLNKKDVFSEKIKKAHLSICFPDYDGPNTYEDAGNYIKVQFLELNMRRDVKEIYSHMTCATDTQNVKFVFDAVTDIIIKENLKDCGLF; encoded by the exons ATGGGGGCTGGGGCTAGTGCTGAGGAGAAGCACTCAAGGGAGCTGGAAAAGAAGCTCAAAGAAGATGCTGAGAAGGATGCTCGAACCGTGAAACTGCTGCTTCTGG GCGCGGGTGAGTCCGGGAAGAGCACCATTGTCAAGCAGATGAA GATCATCCACCAGGATGGGTACTCGTTAGAAGAGTGCCTCGAGTTCATCGCCATCATCTACGGCAACACGCTGCAGTCCATCCTCGCCATCGTGCGCGCCATGACCACACTCAACATCCAGTATGGAGACTCTGCCCGCCAG gACGACGCCCGGAAGCTGATGCACATGGCGGACACCATCGAAGAGGGCACGATGCCCAAGGAGATGTCGGACATCATCCAGCGGCTGTGGAAGGACTCGGGTATCCAGGCCTGCTTCGAACGCGCCTCTGAGTACCAGCTCAACGACTCGGCGGGCTA CTACCTCTCGGACCTGGAGCGCCTGGTCACCCCGGGCTACGTGCCCACTGAGCAGGACGTGCTGCGCTCCCGTGTCAAGACCACAGGCATCATCGAGACGCAGTTCTCCTTCAAGGACCTCCACTTCCG GATGTTCGACGTGGGCGGGCAGCGCTCAGAGCGCAAGAAGTGGATCCATTGCTTCGAGGGTGTGACCTGCATCATCTTCATCGCGGCACTGAGCGCCTACGACATGGTGCTGGTGGAGGACGACGAAGTG AACCGCATGCACGAGAGCCTGCACCTGTTCAACAGCATCTGCAACCACCGCTACTTCGCCACCACGTCCATTGTGCTCTTCCTCAACAAGAAGGACGTTTTCTCAGAGAAGATAAAAAAGGCGCATCTCAGCATCTGCTTCCCGGATTACGACG GGCCCAACACGTACGAGGACGCGGGCAACTACATCAAGGTGCAGTTCCTCGAGCTCAACATGCGCCGCGACGTGAAGGAGATCTATTCCCATATGACTTGCGCTACTGACACACAGAACGTCAAGTTCGTCTTCGACGCAGTCACAGACATCATCATCAAAGAAAACCTCAAAGACTGCGGCCTCTTTTGA
- the SEMA3F gene encoding semaphorin-3F isoform X2 — MPVACLLLWASLLTGAWPATPTQDHLPATPRVRLSFKELKATGTAHFFNFLLNTTDYRILLKDEDHDRMYVGSKDYVLSLDLHDINREPLIIHWAASPQRIEECVLSGKDGNGECGNFVRLIQPWNRTHLYVCGTGAYNPMCTYVNRGRRAQDYIFYLEPERLESGKGKCPYDPKLDTASALINEELYAGVYIDFMGTDAAIFRTLGKQTAMRTDQYNSRWLNDPSFIHAELIPDSAERNDDKLYFFFRERSSEAPQSPAVYARIGRICLNDDGGHCCLVNKWSTFLKARLVCSVPGEDGIETHFDELQDVFVQQTQDVRNPVIYAVFTSSGSVFRGSAVCVYSMADIRMVFNGPFAHKEGPNYQWMPFSGKMPYPRPGTCPGGTFTPSMKSTKDYPDEVINFMRSHPLMYQAVYPLQRRPLVVRTGAPYRLTTVAVDQVDAADGRYEVLFLGTDRGTVQKVIVLPKDDQEMEELMLEEVEVFKEPAPVKTMTISSKRQQLYVASAVGVTHLSLHRCQAYGAACADCCLARDPYCAWDGQSCSRYTASSKRRSRRQDVRHGNPIRQCRGFNSNANKNTVESVQYGVAGSAAFLECQPRSPQATVKWLFQRDPSDRRREIRAEDRFLRTEQGLLLRALQPGDRGLYSCTATENNFKHVVTRVQLHVLGRDAVHAALFPLPAASAPPPPGAGLPTPPYQELAQLLAQPEVGLIHQYCQGYWRHVPPSPREAPGAPRPPEPQDQKKPRNRRHHPPDT, encoded by the exons AGCTTAAGGCCACAGGCACTGCCCACTTCTTCAACTTCCTGCTCAACACAACAGACTACAGGATCCTGCTCAAAGACGAGGACCACGACCGCATGTACGTGGGCAGCAAGGACTACGTGCTGTCCCTGGACCTGCATGACATCAACCGTGAGCCCCTCATT ATCCACTGGGCAGCCTCCCCACAGCGCATTGAGGAGTGTGTGCTCTCAGGCAAGGATGGCAAT GGTGAGTGCGGGAACTTCGTCAGGCTCATCCAGCCCTGGAACCGAACGCACCTGTACGTGTGTGGGACCGGTGCCTACAACCCCATGTGCACCTATGTCAACCGCGGCCGCCGAGCCCAG GATTACATCTTCTACCTGGAGCCGGAGAGACTCGAGTCAGGGAAGGGCAAGTGTCCGTACGACCCCAAGCTGGACACAGCCTCAGCCCTCATCA ACGAAGAGCTCTATGCCGGTGTGTACATTGACTTCATGGGCACCGACGCTGCCATCTTCCGCACGCTGGGGAAGCAGACGGCCATGCGCACGGACCAGTACAACTCTCGGTGGCTGAATG ACCCCTCCTTCATCCACGCGGAGCTCATCCCCGACAGCGCGGAGCGCAACGACGACAAGCTCTACTTTTTCTTCCGCGAGCGGTCGTCCGAGGCGCCGCAGAGCCCAGCGGTGTACGCCCGCATCGGGCGCATCTGCCTG AACGACGACGGTGGCCACTGCTGCCTGGTGAACAAGTGGAGCACGTTCCTGAAGGCTCGGCTGGTGTGCTCCGTGCCCGGGGAGGATGGCATCGAGACTCACTTTGATGAGCTCC aGGACGTGTTTGTGCAGCAGACCCAGGATGTGAGGAACCCCGTCATTTATGCTGTCTTTACCTCCTCGGG CTCCGTGTTCCGAGGCTCTGCCGTGTGCGTCTACTCCATGGCTGACATCCGCATGGTCTTCAATGGGCCCTTTGCCCACAAGGAGGGCCCCAACTACCAGTGGATGCCCTTCTCTGGGAAGATGCCTTACCCACGGCCCGGCACG TGCCCCGGAGGAACCTTCACGCCATCCATGAAGTCCACCAAGGACTACCCTGATGAAGTGATTAACTTCATGCGCAGCCACCCGCTTATGTACCAGGCCGTGTACCCTCTCCAGAGGCGGCCCCTGGTCGTCCGCACGGGCGCACCCTACAGGCTCACCACCGTCGCTGTGGACCAGGTGGATGCAGCCGACGGGCGCTATGAGGTGCTTTTCCTGGGCACAG ACCGCGGGACAGTGCAGAAGGTCATTGTGCTGCCCAAGGATGACCAGGAGATGGAGGAGCTCATGCTGGAGGAGGTAGAGGTCTTCAAG GAGCCAGCACCTGTTAAGACCATGACCATCTCTTCCAAGAGA cAACAACTATACGTGGCGTCTGCCGTGGGTGTCACCCACCTGAGCCTGCACCGTTGCCAGGCGTATGGGGCTGCCTGTGCCGACTGCTGCCTCGCCCGGGACCCCTACTGTGCCTGGGATGGCCAGTCCTGCTCCCGCTACACAGCATCTTCCAAGAG GCGGAGCCGGCGGCAGGATGTCCGGCACGGGAACCCCATCAGGCAGTGCCGTGGGTTTAACTCCAACG CCAACAAGAATACGGTGGAGTCCGTGCAGTATGGTGTGGCAGGGAGCGCGGCCTTCCTCGAGTGCCAGCCTCGCTCGCCCCAGGCCACTGTTAAGTGGCTATTTCAGCGAGACCCCAGTGACCGGCGCCGTGAG ATTCGTGCCGAGGACCGCTTCCTGCGCACAGAGCAAGGCTTGCTGCTCCGCGCCCTGCAGCCCGGGGACCGTGGCCTCTACTCCTGCACGGCCACCGAGAACAACTTCAAGCATGTCGTCACGCGGGTGCAGCTGCACGTCCTGGGCCGGGATGCCGTCCACGCTGCCCTCTTCCCACTGCCAGCGGCGAGCGCCCCACCGCCCCCCGGCGCCGGTCTTCCCACACCCCCTTACCAGGAGCTGGCCCAGCTACTGGCCCAGCCCGAAGTGGGCCTCATCCACCAGTACTGCCAGGGCTACTGGCGCCACGTGCCCCCAAGCCCCAGGGAGGCCCCAGGTGCACCCAGGCCTCCTGAACCCCAGGACCAGAAGAAGCCCCGGAACCGCCGCCATCACCCGCCGGACACATGA
- the SEMA3F gene encoding semaphorin-3F isoform X1, whose translation MPVACLLLWASLLTGAWPATPTQDHLPATPRVRLSFKELKATGTAHFFNFLLNTTDYRILLKDEDHDRMYVGSKDYVLSLDLHDINREPLIIHWAASPQRIEECVLSGKDGNGECGNFVRLIQPWNRTHLYVCGTGAYNPMCTYVNRGRRAQATPWTQTQVVRGRGSRATDGALRPTPTAPRQDYIFYLEPERLESGKGKCPYDPKLDTASALINEELYAGVYIDFMGTDAAIFRTLGKQTAMRTDQYNSRWLNDPSFIHAELIPDSAERNDDKLYFFFRERSSEAPQSPAVYARIGRICLNDDGGHCCLVNKWSTFLKARLVCSVPGEDGIETHFDELQDVFVQQTQDVRNPVIYAVFTSSGSVFRGSAVCVYSMADIRMVFNGPFAHKEGPNYQWMPFSGKMPYPRPGTCPGGTFTPSMKSTKDYPDEVINFMRSHPLMYQAVYPLQRRPLVVRTGAPYRLTTVAVDQVDAADGRYEVLFLGTDRGTVQKVIVLPKDDQEMEELMLEEVEVFKEPAPVKTMTISSKRQQLYVASAVGVTHLSLHRCQAYGAACADCCLARDPYCAWDGQSCSRYTASSKRRSRRQDVRHGNPIRQCRGFNSNANKNTVESVQYGVAGSAAFLECQPRSPQATVKWLFQRDPSDRRREIRAEDRFLRTEQGLLLRALQPGDRGLYSCTATENNFKHVVTRVQLHVLGRDAVHAALFPLPAASAPPPPGAGLPTPPYQELAQLLAQPEVGLIHQYCQGYWRHVPPSPREAPGAPRPPEPQDQKKPRNRRHHPPDT comes from the exons AGCTTAAGGCCACAGGCACTGCCCACTTCTTCAACTTCCTGCTCAACACAACAGACTACAGGATCCTGCTCAAAGACGAGGACCACGACCGCATGTACGTGGGCAGCAAGGACTACGTGCTGTCCCTGGACCTGCATGACATCAACCGTGAGCCCCTCATT ATCCACTGGGCAGCCTCCCCACAGCGCATTGAGGAGTGTGTGCTCTCAGGCAAGGATGGCAAT GGTGAGTGCGGGAACTTCGTCAGGCTCATCCAGCCCTGGAACCGAACGCACCTGTACGTGTGTGGGACCGGTGCCTACAACCCCATGTGCACCTATGTCAACCGCGGCCGCCGAGCCCAG GCTACGCCTTGGACCCAGACGCAGGTGGTGAGAGGCCGAGGCAGCAGAGCCACGGATGGTGCCCTCCGCCCGACGCCCACAGCCCCACGCCAG GATTACATCTTCTACCTGGAGCCGGAGAGACTCGAGTCAGGGAAGGGCAAGTGTCCGTACGACCCCAAGCTGGACACAGCCTCAGCCCTCATCA ACGAAGAGCTCTATGCCGGTGTGTACATTGACTTCATGGGCACCGACGCTGCCATCTTCCGCACGCTGGGGAAGCAGACGGCCATGCGCACGGACCAGTACAACTCTCGGTGGCTGAATG ACCCCTCCTTCATCCACGCGGAGCTCATCCCCGACAGCGCGGAGCGCAACGACGACAAGCTCTACTTTTTCTTCCGCGAGCGGTCGTCCGAGGCGCCGCAGAGCCCAGCGGTGTACGCCCGCATCGGGCGCATCTGCCTG AACGACGACGGTGGCCACTGCTGCCTGGTGAACAAGTGGAGCACGTTCCTGAAGGCTCGGCTGGTGTGCTCCGTGCCCGGGGAGGATGGCATCGAGACTCACTTTGATGAGCTCC aGGACGTGTTTGTGCAGCAGACCCAGGATGTGAGGAACCCCGTCATTTATGCTGTCTTTACCTCCTCGGG CTCCGTGTTCCGAGGCTCTGCCGTGTGCGTCTACTCCATGGCTGACATCCGCATGGTCTTCAATGGGCCCTTTGCCCACAAGGAGGGCCCCAACTACCAGTGGATGCCCTTCTCTGGGAAGATGCCTTACCCACGGCCCGGCACG TGCCCCGGAGGAACCTTCACGCCATCCATGAAGTCCACCAAGGACTACCCTGATGAAGTGATTAACTTCATGCGCAGCCACCCGCTTATGTACCAGGCCGTGTACCCTCTCCAGAGGCGGCCCCTGGTCGTCCGCACGGGCGCACCCTACAGGCTCACCACCGTCGCTGTGGACCAGGTGGATGCAGCCGACGGGCGCTATGAGGTGCTTTTCCTGGGCACAG ACCGCGGGACAGTGCAGAAGGTCATTGTGCTGCCCAAGGATGACCAGGAGATGGAGGAGCTCATGCTGGAGGAGGTAGAGGTCTTCAAG GAGCCAGCACCTGTTAAGACCATGACCATCTCTTCCAAGAGA cAACAACTATACGTGGCGTCTGCCGTGGGTGTCACCCACCTGAGCCTGCACCGTTGCCAGGCGTATGGGGCTGCCTGTGCCGACTGCTGCCTCGCCCGGGACCCCTACTGTGCCTGGGATGGCCAGTCCTGCTCCCGCTACACAGCATCTTCCAAGAG GCGGAGCCGGCGGCAGGATGTCCGGCACGGGAACCCCATCAGGCAGTGCCGTGGGTTTAACTCCAACG CCAACAAGAATACGGTGGAGTCCGTGCAGTATGGTGTGGCAGGGAGCGCGGCCTTCCTCGAGTGCCAGCCTCGCTCGCCCCAGGCCACTGTTAAGTGGCTATTTCAGCGAGACCCCAGTGACCGGCGCCGTGAG ATTCGTGCCGAGGACCGCTTCCTGCGCACAGAGCAAGGCTTGCTGCTCCGCGCCCTGCAGCCCGGGGACCGTGGCCTCTACTCCTGCACGGCCACCGAGAACAACTTCAAGCATGTCGTCACGCGGGTGCAGCTGCACGTCCTGGGCCGGGATGCCGTCCACGCTGCCCTCTTCCCACTGCCAGCGGCGAGCGCCCCACCGCCCCCCGGCGCCGGTCTTCCCACACCCCCTTACCAGGAGCTGGCCCAGCTACTGGCCCAGCCCGAAGTGGGCCTCATCCACCAGTACTGCCAGGGCTACTGGCGCCACGTGCCCCCAAGCCCCAGGGAGGCCCCAGGTGCACCCAGGCCTCCTGAACCCCAGGACCAGAAGAAGCCCCGGAACCGCCGCCATCACCCGCCGGACACATGA